In Lachancea thermotolerans CBS 6340 chromosome H complete sequence, a single genomic region encodes these proteins:
- the LIF1 gene encoding Lif1p (weakly similar to uniprot|P53150 Saccharomyces cerevisiae YGL090W LIF1 Protein involved in DNA double-strand break repair physically interacts with DNA ligase 4 (Lig4p) homologous to mammalian XRCC4 protein) yields the protein MRFISCVPVISEDDDTGVVLCQAQFSEDRCDNLKNLQHIYIKELIASEGSEIAAVKNVSFEKLHCFSHADALKSWYELLDLLSAGFFRLDMDRSWTEKAQWRFYYVGNTWKLAFETQVRGLTKRFCELELVPAREKEVDLFEMSMKLYQNCVTGNQKIHRLEQRCKDLQNLVDESQKRQDEDHKMIKKRDERTRAFVINLLNEKKAMIRKLQRRLEENRAPEDIPDGYLVNRFVSQPVSRMTSPRKRTSLRKSGTPSPKKSTIKSLVKEEEEDQWDDFGGNDVEILGINRERTVSAPNLRLETPSLMKNPFLDETRDLNTVKEQDFASKEQLAPSAGSAPGFTLDVSQKEESAIPEVAEMSSQKEEEVEQETGKAPEEGVREDTAQEIGKGTEKETEEETEEETEEETEEETEEETEGYTEQDTEKDTEEETEVETDA from the coding sequence ATGCGTTTCATTAGCTGCGTCCCAGTAATCTCCGAAGATGATGATACTGGCGTTGTCCTATGTCAAGCTCAGTTTAGCGAAGACAGGTGCGATAAtctgaagaacttgcaACACATTTACATCAAAGAACTTATTGCAAGTGAAGGCAGCGAGATTGCAGCTGTGAAGAATgtgtcttttgaaaagttgcaCTGCTTTTCTCATGCTGATGCTTTAAAATCCTGGTATGAGTTACTAGACCTATTGTCTGCGGGATTCTTCAGGCTAGACATGGACAGGTCATGGACTGAGAAGGCACAATGGAGGTTTTACTATGTGGGTAATACATGGAAACtggcttttgaaactcaGGTTCGAGGCCTCACCAAACGGTTCTGCGAATTAGAGTTGGTGCCTGCCCGAGAGAAGGAAGTTGATCTTTTCGAGATGAGCATGAAGCTTTATCAAAACTGTGTTACTGGTaatcaaaaaattcacCGGCTTGAGCAGAGGTGCAAGGACTTACAAAACCTAGTCGATGAGTCTCAAAAAAGGCAGGACGAAGATCACAAGATGATAAAAAAGAGAGACGAGAGAACAAGGGCCTTTGTAATTAACTTACTGAATGAAAAGAAAGCAATGATTCGCAAATTACAGAGACGTTTAGAAGAGAATCGCGCACCAGAGGATATCCCTGATGGATATCTTGTAAATCGGTTCGTGAGCCAACCTGTTTCAAGAATGACATCTCCCCGAAAAAGAACCTCTCTTCGCAAATCAGGCACACCTTcgccaaagaaaagcacaaTAAAGTCCTTGGTGaaagaggaggaagaggatCAATGGGATGATTTTGGCGGCAATGACGTCGAAATCTTGGGCATAAACCGAGAGAGGACAGTGAGCGCCCCTAACTTGCGCTTAGAAACGCCTAGTCTCATGAAAAACCCGTTTTTGGATGAGACAAGGGATTTAAACACTGTGAAAGAGCAGGATTTCGCGTCCAAAGAACAGCTCGCGCCTTCAGCAGGCAGTGCTCCTGGCTTTACGTTGGACGTAAGCCAGAAGGAAGAATCTGCAATACCCGAAGTTGCAGAGATGTCTTCccagaaagaagaagaggtggAACAAGAGACGGGGAAAGCACCTGAGGAAGGTGTCAGGGAAGATACCGCGCAAGAGATTGGGAAAGGAACGGAAAAAGagacagaagaagagacagaagaagagacagaagaagagacagaagaagagacagaagaagagacagaAGGATACACGGAACAAGACACGGAAAAAGACACGGAAGAGGAGACGGAAGTCGAAACAGATGCCTGA